A region of the Osmia lignaria lignaria isolate PbOS001 chromosome 5, iyOsmLign1, whole genome shotgun sequence genome:
ATCGCCAGAGTAGGCGGACGCCTTCAACATTCAGAGCTTTCGCACAAAGGCAAACATCCTGTCATCTTGCCTCGTGATTCAAGATTCTCAGCGCTTCTCATCGACCACGCATATCTTCAGACCATGCATGGAGGTACGCAATCCACTCTTGCCTTTCTCAGACAACGATACTGGATTCTCGGTGGACGAGCTCCAGTGAAGACGCATATCCTGCGGTGCGTAAAGTGTGCTCGGCAGAGGGGGATCCGTGCCCATCAACTGATGGGTCAACTACCTCTTTGTCGAGTCACTCCATCGCGCCCGTTCACGCACACTGGTGTGGACTATGCAGGATCGCTCATGCTGAAGACTTGGAAACGCAGAGGAGCCAAGTTGCAGAAAGGGTGGATTTATGTATTCGCCTGCTTCGCAACCTCAGCCGTACACTTGGAAGTTGTTACCGACTACTCAGCAGACGCATTCATCGCAGCCTACCGTAGATTCGCATCAAGGAGAGGAACTGCAGCCTCCCTCTACTCAGACTGCGGCACCAACTTCCAAGGAGCGGACGCGCAGTTGAAGAAGCAATTCAAAGACAGCACACGCGAAAATCAGGACATCGCAGCTCTACTCGTCAAGGATGGCACGCAGTGGCATTTCAACCCTCCCGCCGCTCCACACATGGGTGGAAAATGGGAGGCGGTGGTCAAGTCTCTCAAATTCCATCTGAAGAGGACGATTGGAGATACTTTATTGACGTACGAAGAATCAATAACATTGCTCGTGCAGATCGAAGCCATCCTCAATTCAAGACCGTTGGAACCACTCAGCGAAGATCCAGACGACGTCTCAGCCCTCTCACCAGGACATTTCCTGATCGGCTCGCAGATCAACGCAATGCCAGAGCCAACGCTTCTCGACGTCGCAGTCAACAGATTGACGAGGTGGCAATTTCTGCAGCAGCGCCTCCAACAATTTTGGAGACTCTAGTCCACGCAGTACCTGCAACGACTCCAAGCCATCTCGAAATGGCATCATCCATCCAACGAAGTCAAGGTAGGCTCTCTTGTTCTCATTACTGATGAACGCTTGCCCCCAGGGAAATAGCCCATGGCCAGGGTTCTCAGTCTGATGCCAGGAAAGGATGGACTGACCAGGGTCGTCAATCTCAAGACGGCCACCACGACGCTCACGCGGCCCATCGCCAAGCTGACTCTTCTTCATCAACCCTCTCAGGACAGCGCGGACACGCAGACCACATCACCGACCAGTCGCTGATGGCCGGGGGGAAAttttggcgaaattccccaaattATCGCAGACCGTACGAAGTTGGCAACAAAAGTATTTTgtcggtgcgtcgttaccgatagcggcagcacctttCGGGCCTACTTTGTCCACGCGGAACCGGCACGATCGACACCATGATCGATTCTTGCTCTTCTTGTTCGTACGCTTAACGTGAGAATACGTGTTTCTGACCACGCGAGTTACGATCAAGTACGCCATTTTTGAACACGCGACGCAGTTTTGTTTCTCTGTCCACGCGCGTTTATGTATCTTACGCATTATTATTTGTACATAGTGTAAATAAactttgttaataattaatcaagGTGCGTGTTTCACTTTCCGTCCTCGCTGGCCACGCAATTTCGGTTACAGTGGTCAAACGTCACGCATGTGTTGCGACTTCGACGTTTCGCAAAGAACACGTCACCCGAGAACGTTCCTCTCGATGatgacgagagagagagagagcgttgTATCGCGCTTCCCGATTAGTCGGGAAGGATCGGATGATCCTAAACAATAGAAAAGGCTCGTTTTCGACGTAGCGCGTTTGTCATCCGCTTTCCTATAGATGGTTGACGGGTGACACTCGCGCGACACGGCGTGTCAAATCTATTAATTACATGCGCACATTTCAGCGGCGTCTATCGGACGCATTTTTACCTACACTCTCAAACACAACAGATAtattctacaagatgcaaaaagtttcgttccgattggtccatacGTCTCGGattaatcggcgaacatacatttagaaaaaaaagtcgttaggaatgaaaaaatgcaaaatgtttttttaacgggaccaatcgagagacatactctaccaggtGCAAAAGGTTTTGTTCCGAATGgaccatccgtctcggagtattcggcgaacatacataaaaaaaaaaaaaatacacatcgaattgagtatcttcctccttttcgaagtcggataaaaactaTTTTGCCTTGCGCACGTGTTGACTCTGTAAGACACAGTACGATAATGGCCGCTCAGCGTTCTTC
Encoded here:
- the LOC117609794 gene encoding uncharacterized protein LOC117609794, with the translated sequence MHGGTQSTLAFLRQRYWILGGRAPVKTHILRCVKCARQRGIRAHQLMGQLPLCRVTPSRPFTHTGVDYAGSLMLKTWKRRGAKLQKGWIYVFACFATSAVHLEVVTDYSADAFIAAYRRFASRRGTAASLYSDCGTNFQGADAQLKKQFKDSTRENQDIAALLVKDGTQWHFNPPAAPHMGGKWEAVVKSLKFHLKRTIGDTLLTYEESITLLVQIEAILNSRPLEPLSEDPDDVSALSPGHFLIGSQINAMPEPTLLDVAVNRLTRWQFLQQRLQQFWRL